A genome region from Thermomonospora amylolytica includes the following:
- a CDS encoding CynX/NimT family MFS transporter, protein MPPSRTAFWSVALIVLAALNLRPAVTTVGPLLTAIQADLDLSGAAAGALTTLPVLCFGAVGLAAPALRGRIREEPLLAASMGLLAAGLLLRAGPAPATLFAGSLVVGLAIGIGNVAMPALIKRDHPASITLVTSLYSTALTVGAAVSAAVMVPIDQAVAGGWRVPLALPALAAGVALLCWLPRTRRRGGPDGGPAPAGPAPGLWRDRLAWQVSAFMGLQSLLAYVVFGWLPTLAQDRGMSEADAGLLLAVTSIVQAVGSLLVPLADRRLPDQRAQVAVVAALTFAGFCGLVWAPLGLVWAVAVVLGLGQGAVFALALSFLGLRAGTPAIAARLSAMAQGTGYLIAAAGPFAVGLLYDLTGGWNVPILFVLAVVVAHLFPGLAAARDRTIG, encoded by the coding sequence ATGCCCCCGTCCCGCACCGCGTTCTGGTCGGTCGCGCTGATCGTCCTGGCCGCGCTGAACCTGCGCCCGGCGGTCACCACGGTCGGCCCGCTGCTCACCGCGATCCAGGCCGACCTGGACCTGTCGGGCGCCGCGGCGGGCGCGCTGACCACCCTGCCGGTGCTGTGCTTCGGCGCGGTCGGCCTGGCCGCCCCGGCGCTGCGCGGCCGGATCCGCGAGGAGCCGCTGCTGGCGGCGAGCATGGGCCTGCTGGCGGCCGGGCTGCTGCTGCGCGCGGGCCCGGCCCCGGCCACCCTGTTCGCGGGGTCGCTGGTCGTGGGGCTGGCCATCGGGATCGGGAACGTGGCGATGCCCGCCCTCATCAAACGCGACCACCCCGCCTCGATCACCCTGGTGACCTCGCTGTACTCGACCGCGCTGACGGTCGGGGCGGCGGTGTCGGCGGCGGTCATGGTGCCGATCGACCAGGCCGTCGCCGGCGGCTGGCGGGTGCCGCTGGCGCTGCCCGCCCTGGCCGCGGGCGTGGCGCTGCTGTGCTGGCTGCCGCGCACCCGGCGGCGCGGCGGCCCGGACGGCGGTCCCGCGCCCGCCGGTCCCGCGCCCGGGCTGTGGCGCGACCGGCTGGCCTGGCAGGTCAGCGCCTTCATGGGCCTGCAGTCGCTGCTGGCGTACGTGGTGTTCGGCTGGCTGCCGACGCTGGCCCAGGACCGGGGGATGAGCGAGGCCGACGCCGGGCTGCTGCTGGCGGTCACCTCGATCGTGCAGGCGGTGGGCTCGCTGCTGGTCCCGCTGGCCGACCGGCGGCTGCCGGACCAGCGCGCCCAGGTGGCGGTGGTGGCGGCGCTGACCTTCGCCGGGTTCTGCGGCCTGGTGTGGGCGCCGCTCGGGCTGGTCTGGGCGGTCGCGGTGGTGCTCGGGCTCGGGCAGGGGGCGGTGTTCGCGCTGGCCCTGTCGTTCCTGGGGCTGCGCGCCGGCACCCCGGCGATCGCCGCCCGGCTGTCGGCGATGGCCCAGGGCACCGGCTACCTGATCGCCGCCGCCGGCCCGTTCGCAGTCGGGCTGTTGTACGACCTGACCGGGGGCTGGAACGTTCCGATCCTGTTCGTGCTGGCGGTCGTCGTCGCCCACCTGTTCCCGGGCCTGGCCGCCGCCCGCGACCGCACCATCGGCTGA
- a CDS encoding mechanosensitive ion channel family protein → MNVPDPVEWGRVLVGGVIVLAALVVGVALRMVLNRLSKRAEDTRWAWDDLMIRLLRDLAVVLTVVAGLWAAALTVRFQPGVREVIASVLVAVIIMAVTLAAARLAAGVVGQIALARSGVSQSVTIFANITRAVVLVVGLLVLLQSMGVSITPMLTALGVGGLAVALALQDTLANLFAGVHILASKTVVPGDYVRLTSGEEGNIVDINWRKTTIKTQSDNLVVVPNARFADAILTNFHGPGPEMSILIPAKVAYGSDLDHVEKVVVEVGREVMTEVDGGVPDYRPLVRFHTFGEHSIDFTVILRVRDYDAQFLVKHEFVKRLHARFRLEGIQIPLPTRTIVLADGQPVPLPAQRMP, encoded by the coding sequence ATGAACGTGCCTGATCCGGTGGAATGGGGACGGGTCCTGGTCGGCGGCGTCATCGTGCTCGCCGCGCTGGTGGTCGGCGTGGCGCTGCGGATGGTGCTGAACCGGCTGTCCAAGCGGGCCGAGGACACCCGGTGGGCCTGGGACGACCTGATGATCCGGCTGCTGCGCGACCTGGCCGTGGTGCTCACCGTGGTGGCCGGGCTGTGGGCGGCGGCGCTGACCGTCCGGTTCCAGCCCGGGGTCCGCGAGGTGATCGCCTCGGTGCTGGTCGCGGTGATCATCATGGCGGTGACGCTGGCCGCCGCCCGGCTGGCGGCCGGAGTGGTCGGCCAGATCGCCCTGGCCCGGTCCGGCGTCTCCCAGTCGGTGACCATCTTCGCCAACATCACCCGCGCGGTGGTGCTGGTGGTGGGCCTGCTGGTGCTGCTGCAGAGCATGGGCGTGTCGATCACCCCGATGCTCACCGCCCTCGGCGTGGGCGGCCTGGCGGTCGCGCTGGCCCTGCAGGACACCCTGGCCAACCTGTTCGCCGGGGTGCACATCCTGGCCTCCAAGACCGTGGTGCCCGGCGACTACGTGCGGTTGACCAGCGGCGAGGAGGGCAACATCGTCGACATCAACTGGCGCAAGACCACCATCAAGACCCAGTCCGACAACCTGGTGGTGGTGCCCAACGCCCGGTTCGCCGACGCCATCCTCACCAACTTCCACGGCCCGGGCCCGGAGATGAGCATCCTGATCCCGGCCAAGGTCGCCTACGGCAGCGACCTGGACCACGTGGAGAAGGTCGTCGTCGAGGTCGGCCGCGAGGTGATGACCGAGGTCGACGGGGGAGTGCCGGACTACCGGCCGCTGGTGCGGTTCCACACGTTCGGCGAGCACAGCATCGACTTCACCGTCATCCTGCGGGTCCGCGACTACGACGCCCAGTTCCTGGTCAAGCACGAGTTCGTCAAGCGGCTGCACGCCCGGTTCCGTCTCGAGGGCATCCAGATCCCGCTGCCCACCCGCACCATCGTCCTGGCCGACGGGCAGCCGGTGCCGCTCCCGGCGCAGCGGATGCCCTGA
- a CDS encoding CocE/NonD family hydrolase, with product MDGMALMRRLGATALRLPHGPHRVVVRRDLPVPTHDGVALLADHYVPAGLERPPAVLVRSPYGRRGPYGLMCGYAFATHGFQTVVQSVRGGFGSGGVFEPLDEREDGLATVAWLKSRPWFGGSFAMHGPSYLGYVQWAVAADAGPELKALSMQVTASQFRDAIHLGGAFALESTLTWVDLTARMKSPLSGLAAGVISPRRARRAALSGRPLAELDALSTGAPVRFFQDLLANGPDTPFWSKRDFSHTVGRVAAPVNMTGGWYDVFLPWQLEDYAALRAAGHRPHLTIGPWWHSEPRLSRDSIRESLKWFRAHLLGDTSELREEPVRLHVTGAGEWRDYPDWPVPGVRGQRWNLQPEGGLSPSAPPHGEPDVYRYDPTHPTPCISGPALLGDCAPADQRRLERRRDVLTFTSPVLPDGMEIIGPVRAEIFLRSDRAHTDVVVRLCDVAPDGASLNVCEGMRRLRPGAAEPDGEGVRRVAVDLWPAGHRFRPGHRLRVHVCSGAYPRVARNPGTGEPLGAETAWLAARQEIFHAPDRPSAIILPVTA from the coding sequence ATGGACGGCATGGCACTGATGCGCCGTTTGGGCGCGACCGCGCTGCGGCTGCCGCACGGTCCCCACCGCGTGGTGGTGCGGCGCGACCTGCCGGTTCCCACCCATGACGGGGTGGCGCTGCTGGCCGACCACTACGTGCCGGCGGGGCTGGAGCGGCCCCCGGCGGTCCTGGTCCGCTCCCCGTACGGGCGGCGCGGGCCGTACGGGCTGATGTGCGGGTACGCGTTCGCCACCCACGGGTTCCAGACCGTGGTGCAGAGCGTGCGCGGCGGGTTCGGGTCCGGCGGGGTGTTCGAGCCGCTCGACGAGCGCGAGGACGGGCTGGCGACGGTGGCGTGGCTGAAGTCCCGGCCGTGGTTCGGCGGCTCGTTCGCCATGCACGGCCCCAGCTACCTCGGGTACGTGCAGTGGGCGGTGGCGGCCGACGCGGGCCCGGAGCTGAAGGCGCTGTCGATGCAGGTGACCGCCTCGCAGTTCCGCGACGCGATCCACCTGGGCGGCGCCTTCGCCCTGGAGTCCACGCTGACCTGGGTGGATCTGACCGCCCGGATGAAGAGCCCGCTGTCGGGGCTGGCCGCCGGGGTGATCTCGCCGCGCCGGGCCCGCCGGGCGGCGCTGTCGGGCCGGCCGCTGGCGGAGCTGGACGCCCTGTCGACCGGCGCCCCGGTGCGGTTCTTCCAGGATCTGCTGGCGAACGGGCCGGACACGCCGTTCTGGAGCAAGCGGGACTTCAGCCACACGGTCGGCCGGGTGGCGGCGCCGGTGAACATGACCGGCGGCTGGTACGACGTGTTCCTGCCGTGGCAGCTGGAGGACTACGCGGCGCTGCGGGCGGCCGGGCACAGGCCGCACCTGACGATCGGCCCGTGGTGGCACTCGGAGCCCAGGCTGTCGCGCGACTCGATCCGCGAGTCGCTGAAGTGGTTCCGCGCCCACCTCCTCGGCGACACCTCCGAGCTGCGCGAGGAGCCGGTGCGTCTCCACGTCACCGGCGCCGGCGAGTGGCGCGACTACCCGGACTGGCCGGTGCCGGGCGTCCGCGGGCAGCGGTGGAACCTCCAGCCGGAGGGCGGCCTGTCCCCCAGCGCTCCCCCGCACGGCGAGCCGGACGTCTACCGGTACGACCCGACGCATCCGACGCCGTGCATCAGCGGCCCGGCGCTGCTGGGCGACTGCGCCCCGGCCGACCAGCGCCGCCTGGAGCGCCGCCGGGACGTGCTGACGTTCACCTCGCCGGTGCTGCCGGACGGGATGGAGATCATCGGCCCGGTCCGGGCGGAGATCTTCCTGCGGTCCGACCGGGCGCACACCGACGTGGTGGTGCGGCTGTGCGACGTGGCGCCGGACGGGGCGTCGCTGAACGTGTGCGAGGGGATGCGGCGGCTGCGGCCGGGCGCGGCCGAGCCGGACGGCGAGGGGGTGCGCAGGGTCGCGGTGGACCTGTGGCCCGCCGGGCACCGGTTCCGGCCGGGGCACCGGCTGCGCGTCCACGTGTGCAGCGGCGCGTACCCGCGGGTGGCGCGCAACCCGGGGACGGGCGAGCCGCTGGGGGCGGAGACGGCCTGGCTGGCCGCCCGGCAGGAGATCTTCCACGCCCCGGACCGCCCCTCGGCGATCATCCTGCCGGTGACGGCCTGA
- a CDS encoding benzoate/H(+) symporter BenE family transporter → MGRTAQPVLAGIVAGLVAFASSFAVVLAGLRGVGATPEQAASGLLAVGAGGGLAAIWLSVRRRMPISIAWSTPGAALLASTGTVEGGFPAAVGAFAVCGLLIAATGLFSPLGRWIAAIPPPLAAAMLAGVLLDLCVAPARALAEVPLLAAPVVLTWALLLRFARSWAVPVALAVAAVAIAIDGPRGLDGASLVPVVEPTAPAWTLPAMISIAFPLYLVTMAAQNVPGAALLTGYGYTPRLPPILAGTGLGTTAIAPLGGHSINLAAITAALVAGPDAHPDPDRRWIASAGAGATMIVLALGSGVATALVLASPPVLVEGVAGLALLGALGNALTTAVADAERRDAAVVTFVVTASGVGIAGIGSAFWGLLAGALMLALHRRGARPGGDTPGTVGHTAPMNVGDVVEDFELPDERGKPRRLTELLADGPVVLFFYPAAMTPGCTAEACHFRDLAAEFAAVGARPVGISADPVGKQAEFSAKHDLGYPLLSDADGEVARRFGVRRGFALAPTRRQTFVIDTDRRILEIVKSEIRMSVHADKALAALRRR, encoded by the coding sequence ATGGGGCGGACGGCGCAGCCGGTGCTGGCCGGGATCGTGGCCGGGCTGGTCGCGTTCGCCAGCTCGTTCGCGGTCGTGCTGGCGGGGCTGCGCGGCGTCGGGGCCACCCCCGAGCAGGCCGCCTCCGGGCTGCTGGCGGTCGGCGCGGGCGGGGGCCTGGCCGCGATCTGGCTCAGCGTCCGGCGGCGCATGCCGATCAGCATCGCCTGGTCCACCCCCGGCGCGGCGCTGCTGGCCTCCACCGGCACTGTGGAGGGCGGCTTCCCCGCCGCGGTCGGCGCGTTCGCGGTCTGCGGGCTGCTGATCGCGGCCACCGGGCTGTTCTCCCCGCTGGGCCGCTGGATCGCGGCGATCCCGCCGCCGCTGGCCGCCGCCATGCTCGCCGGGGTGCTGCTGGACCTGTGCGTGGCCCCGGCCCGCGCGCTGGCCGAGGTCCCGCTGCTGGCCGCGCCGGTCGTGCTGACCTGGGCGCTGCTGCTGCGGTTCGCCCGCTCGTGGGCGGTGCCGGTGGCGCTGGCCGTCGCGGCGGTGGCCATCGCGATCGACGGGCCCCGCGGCCTGGACGGCGCGTCCCTGGTCCCGGTGGTCGAGCCCACCGCCCCGGCCTGGACGCTGCCCGCCATGATCAGCATCGCGTTCCCGCTCTACCTGGTCACCATGGCCGCGCAGAACGTGCCCGGCGCGGCGCTGCTGACCGGCTACGGCTACACGCCGCGGCTGCCGCCGATCCTGGCCGGCACCGGGCTCGGCACCACCGCGATCGCCCCGCTGGGCGGGCACTCGATCAACCTGGCCGCCATCACCGCCGCGCTGGTCGCCGGTCCCGACGCCCACCCCGACCCGGACCGCCGCTGGATCGCCTCGGCCGGCGCGGGCGCCACCATGATCGTGCTGGCCCTGGGCTCGGGCGTGGCCACCGCGCTGGTGCTGGCCTCCCCGCCGGTGCTGGTCGAGGGGGTCGCCGGGCTGGCGCTGCTGGGCGCCCTGGGCAACGCGCTGACCACGGCGGTCGCCGACGCCGAACGCCGCGACGCGGCCGTCGTCACCTTCGTCGTCACCGCCTCCGGGGTGGGCATCGCCGGGATCGGCTCGGCGTTCTGGGGGCTGCTGGCCGGCGCCCTGATGCTGGCGCTGCACCGCCGCGGGGCCCGCCCCGGTGGCGACACGCCCGGGACCGTGGGTCATACTGCCCCCATGAACGTCGGCGACGTGGTGGAGGACTTCGAACTCCCCGACGAGCGGGGCAAGCCCCGCAGGCTCACCGAGCTGCTGGCCGACGGCCCGGTGGTGCTGTTCTTCTACCCGGCGGCGATGACCCCGGGCTGCACCGCCGAGGCCTGCCACTTCCGCGACCTCGCCGCCGAGTTCGCCGCGGTGGGCGCGCGGCCGGTGGGGATCAGCGCCGACCCGGTCGGCAAACAGGCCGAGTTCAGCGCCAAGCACGACCTCGGCTATCCGCTGCTGTCGGACGCCGACGGCGAGGTCGCCCGGCGCTTCGGCGTCCGGCGGGGGTTCGCGCTCGCACCCACCAGGCGGCAGACGTTCGTGATCGACACCGACCGGCGGATCCTGGAGATCGTGAAGAGCGAGATCCGGATGAGCGTCCACGCCGACAAGGCCCTGGCCGCCCTGCGCCGCCGCTAG
- a CDS encoding helix-turn-helix domain-containing protein, with the protein MESGATTTRPAMDTGPADLADVGRRLRALREERGISLSELARRAGVGKATLSGLEAGTRNPTLETLWAVTAELAVPITALLAPRSGHVMHGASVQATLLEVFDDESVTYELYRLTFPAGTEQTSPPHPPGTTEHLTVFAGTLRAGPVDAPREVGPGGHLSWRSDVPHGYRVVGPDDVHASLLMRYPRSSPATASGVQPSRAPGHEAR; encoded by the coding sequence ATGGAATCCGGCGCCACCACGACCCGCCCGGCGATGGACACCGGCCCGGCGGACCTGGCCGACGTGGGCCGGCGGCTGCGCGCGCTGCGCGAGGAGCGCGGCATCTCGCTGTCGGAGCTGGCCCGCCGCGCCGGGGTCGGCAAGGCCACGCTGTCGGGCCTGGAGGCGGGCACCCGCAACCCGACGCTGGAGACGCTGTGGGCGGTCACCGCCGAGCTGGCCGTGCCGATCACCGCGCTGCTGGCCCCGCGGTCCGGGCACGTCATGCACGGCGCCTCCGTGCAGGCCACCCTGCTGGAGGTCTTCGACGACGAGTCGGTGACGTACGAGCTGTACCGGCTGACCTTCCCGGCGGGCACCGAGCAGACCTCGCCGCCGCACCCGCCGGGGACGACCGAGCACCTGACCGTGTTCGCCGGGACGCTGCGGGCCGGGCCGGTCGACGCGCCGCGGGAGGTGGGGCCGGGCGGGCATCTGTCCTGGCGGTCGGACGTCCCGCACGGCTACCGCGTCGTCGGGCCGGACGACGTGCACGCGAGCCTGCTGATGCGCTACCCGCGCAGCAGCCCCGCGACGGCCTCCGGCGTCCAGCCGTCCCGCGCGCCGGGGCACGAGGCCAGATAG
- a CDS encoding histone deacetylase, which yields MRGEVWYVAYGSNLAAERFRCYLAGGRPDGGARHYTGCRDATPARAERPMTLPGGVYFAHTSLTWGGGMAFYDPELPGRAAARAYLLSAGQFADVISQEMRRAVGTDLDLSEAVRTGRQRLGPGRYETIVKVGEGGGVPMLTFTAPHGAADAELNAPSAPYLRMLGRGLRESHGWPAERAARYLASCPGARDGWTPEAVAGLLRG from the coding sequence ATGCGGGGCGAGGTCTGGTACGTGGCGTACGGGTCGAACCTGGCCGCCGAGCGGTTCCGGTGCTACCTGGCCGGCGGGCGGCCGGACGGCGGCGCCCGCCACTACACCGGCTGCCGGGACGCCACCCCCGCGCGGGCCGAGCGGCCGATGACGCTGCCCGGCGGGGTGTACTTCGCGCACACCTCGCTGACCTGGGGCGGCGGGATGGCCTTCTACGACCCCGAACTGCCGGGCCGGGCCGCCGCCCGCGCCTACCTGCTGAGCGCCGGCCAGTTCGCCGACGTGATCAGCCAGGAGATGCGCCGTGCGGTCGGAACGGACCTGGACCTGTCGGAGGCGGTCCGCACCGGGCGGCAGCGGCTCGGGCCCGGCCGGTACGAGACGATCGTCAAGGTGGGGGAGGGCGGCGGCGTCCCGATGCTCACCTTCACCGCCCCGCACGGCGCCGCCGACGCCGAGCTGAACGCCCCGTCCGCGCCGTACCTGCGGATGCTCGGCCGCGGCCTGCGCGAGTCGCACGGCTGGCCGGCCGAGCGCGCCGCCCGCTATCTGGCCTCGTGCCCCGGCGCGCGGGACGGCTGGACGCCGGAGGCCGTCGCGGGGCTGCTGCGCGGGTAG
- a CDS encoding glycosyltransferase — MPSSSLNIALVTLADLSNEPAAGVHAVHVTELARALGQQGHRVTVYTRRTDESARPRVRLGAGATVEHLDVGPALPLDEAGVLPHVKAFTEELARRLSQGRQRPDLVHAHGWLGGLAAYAAVQDTGIPLVQSFHGLGVVENRRPGGRRTVHPARIRIERALGRGVTRVLAGCDHEADELVRMGVARPQITVVPYGVDGERFRQTGPTMPRGRRPRLVMVCGDLENGGVATAIRALVHVPDAELVVAGGPSRENLETDPVVQRLTTLAKELHVSDRTLFLGRLPRKDVPKLLRTARLALCLAPHQPSGMTPLEAMACGVPVVTVPAGASADSVLDGVTGLHVPAGQPVAIGRALRRLLGEETTLSAWAIAAADRAHSRYAWERIGAETVRAYAGLLPEPEPEPVAEEHQDEEEPVGAGV, encoded by the coding sequence ATGCCCTCTTCTTCCCTGAACATCGCGCTCGTCACCCTGGCCGACCTGTCGAACGAGCCCGCCGCGGGCGTTCACGCCGTCCATGTCACGGAGCTGGCCCGCGCCCTCGGCCAGCAGGGGCACCGGGTGACCGTCTACACCCGGCGCACCGACGAGAGCGCACGACCCAGGGTCCGGCTGGGCGCCGGCGCGACCGTGGAGCACCTGGACGTCGGCCCGGCCCTGCCGCTGGACGAGGCGGGCGTCCTCCCCCACGTGAAGGCCTTCACCGAGGAGCTGGCCCGGCGGCTGTCCCAGGGCCGCCAGCGCCCCGACCTGGTGCACGCCCACGGCTGGCTCGGCGGGCTGGCCGCCTACGCCGCCGTGCAGGACACCGGCATCCCGCTGGTGCAGTCGTTCCACGGCCTCGGGGTCGTGGAGAACCGCCGCCCCGGCGGGCGGCGCACCGTCCACCCGGCCCGGATCCGGATCGAGCGGGCGCTCGGCCGCGGCGTCACCCGGGTGCTGGCCGGATGCGACCACGAGGCCGACGAGCTGGTCCGGATGGGCGTGGCCCGGCCGCAGATCACCGTGGTGCCCTACGGCGTGGACGGCGAGCGGTTCCGGCAGACCGGCCCGACGATGCCGCGCGGCCGCCGCCCCCGCCTGGTGATGGTCTGCGGCGACCTGGAGAACGGCGGGGTGGCCACCGCGATCCGCGCCCTGGTGCACGTCCCCGACGCCGAGCTGGTGGTGGCCGGCGGCCCGTCCCGCGAGAACCTCGAGACCGACCCGGTCGTGCAGCGGCTGACCACCCTGGCCAAGGAGCTGCACGTCTCCGACCGCACCCTGTTCCTGGGCCGGCTGCCCCGCAAGGACGTACCCAAGCTGCTGCGCACCGCCCGGCTGGCGCTGTGCCTGGCCCCGCACCAGCCGTCCGGGATGACCCCGCTGGAGGCCATGGCCTGCGGCGTCCCGGTGGTGACGGTGCCCGCCGGGGCCAGCGCCGACAGCGTGCTGGACGGCGTCACCGGCCTGCACGTCCCGGCCGGCCAGCCGGTCGCCATCGGCCGCGCGCTGCGCCGCCTGCTGGGCGAGGAGACCACCCTGTCGGCGTGGGCCATCGCCGCCGCCGACCGCGCCCACTCCCGGTACGCCTGGGAGCGGATCGGCGCCGAGACCGTCCGCGCCTACGCCGGGCTGCTGCCCGAGCCGGAGCCCGAGCCGGTCGCCGAGGAGCACCAGGACGAGGAGGAGCCGGTCGGCGCCGGCGTCTGA
- a CDS encoding helix-turn-helix transcriptional regulator yields MVQDGLIGRRRELEVLVGALDRAQAGQSAVVLVGGDAGVGKSRLVAELCATARERGGLVLVGQCAELGESMPYLPLADALWTAARDPNVPAEARAALRAAVEARPVLAGLLPDGPGAAGGDAADLAQQRLFGAALGLLGELSDARPVVLVLEDLHWADRSTRDLLTFLCRVLQRERVCLVGTYRTDDLHRRHPLRPVVAELLRLPAVSAVELAPFGPAETAAYLAALEGAEPSADLVDRVHARSEGNPFYAAELLAAARSGQELPQVLADLLLARLERLSEPAQRVVRVAAVAGRRVGDRLLRRVSGLDETACEEALREIVSHRLLLPDGPDGYVFRHALLREAVYGDLLPGERTRLHAAFAALLVTDGGSAAELAHHSMAAHDLPAAFAASVQAARQAERVGAPAEAHEHYDRALSLWDAVPEPERTAGTDRARLSLRAAAASAAAGDLRRARLRVQRLLEVVDPGDRPLRSEIHERLAYYLADLDRIEESIAAARTAIDLLPAEPPTPQRARALATLARSLIWHGEYAGFRKVADQALAAARATGATDAEASALISLGLREEPIRPDSGAEEMFAAAWRLGEGSGDLQVALRAGFHRARAMFERGDLAGAREAIDEGVRLTFDAGLAWSTYGTNMRFLQYLVAYTVGDWAETARLAEGFPVRATTQPEGLLSAYALFTDVAQGSPVVGERLEWLSRLWDTDDFVMLMARGLAAEHALWRGEEGTAIEHVDAVLAALPSNDPAVIRLAATALWAHADRAVRARAAGDDAAVEQAVHAADAMVARARQAATRTIDGHERGWLGEEGRAWLARAEAEWHRARGDDAPEHWRAVVDAFDYGFVYEVARSRWRLAESLAAHGDREAATAEWRRAVEAADRLGARPLRRALADLGRRARLTAEPAPDAGPLAALTAREREVLKLVAKGLGNREIAAELYISPKTASVHVSNILAKLGVATRTQAAAIALREPPPA; encoded by the coding sequence GTGGTGCAGGACGGCCTGATCGGCCGGCGCCGTGAGCTGGAGGTCCTGGTCGGCGCGCTGGACCGGGCGCAGGCCGGGCAGTCCGCGGTGGTGCTGGTGGGCGGGGACGCCGGGGTCGGCAAGTCCCGCCTGGTGGCCGAGCTGTGCGCGACCGCCCGGGAGCGGGGCGGGCTGGTGCTGGTGGGCCAGTGCGCCGAGCTCGGCGAGAGCATGCCGTACCTGCCGCTGGCCGACGCGCTGTGGACGGCCGCCCGCGACCCGAACGTCCCCGCCGAGGCCCGCGCGGCGCTGCGGGCGGCGGTGGAGGCCCGGCCGGTGCTGGCGGGGCTGCTGCCGGACGGTCCCGGCGCGGCCGGCGGGGACGCCGCCGACCTGGCCCAGCAGCGGCTGTTCGGGGCGGCGCTGGGGCTGCTGGGCGAGCTGTCGGACGCCCGCCCGGTGGTGCTGGTGCTGGAGGACCTGCACTGGGCGGACCGCTCCACCCGGGACCTGCTGACCTTCCTGTGCCGGGTGCTGCAGCGCGAACGGGTCTGCCTGGTCGGCACCTACCGCACCGACGACCTGCACCGGCGCCATCCGTTGCGGCCGGTGGTGGCCGAGCTGCTGCGGCTGCCCGCGGTGTCGGCGGTGGAGCTGGCCCCGTTCGGGCCCGCCGAGACCGCCGCCTACCTGGCCGCGCTGGAGGGCGCCGAACCGTCCGCCGACCTGGTGGACCGGGTGCACGCCCGGTCGGAGGGCAACCCGTTCTACGCGGCCGAGCTGCTGGCCGCCGCCCGGTCCGGGCAGGAGCTGCCGCAGGTCCTGGCGGACCTGCTGCTGGCCCGGCTGGAACGACTCAGCGAACCCGCCCAGCGGGTGGTCCGGGTGGCCGCCGTCGCCGGGCGGCGGGTCGGCGACCGGCTGCTGCGCCGGGTGTCCGGGCTGGACGAGACGGCCTGCGAGGAGGCGCTGCGGGAGATCGTCTCGCATCGGCTGCTGCTGCCGGACGGGCCGGACGGATACGTGTTCCGGCACGCCCTGCTGCGCGAGGCGGTGTACGGGGACCTGCTGCCCGGGGAGCGGACCCGGCTGCACGCGGCGTTCGCGGCGCTGCTGGTCACCGACGGCGGGTCGGCCGCCGAGCTGGCCCACCACAGCATGGCCGCGCACGACCTGCCCGCCGCGTTCGCCGCGTCGGTGCAGGCGGCCCGGCAGGCCGAACGGGTCGGCGCGCCCGCCGAGGCGCACGAGCACTACGACCGGGCACTGTCGCTGTGGGACGCGGTGCCCGAGCCGGAACGGACCGCCGGGACGGACCGGGCGCGGCTGTCGCTGCGGGCCGCGGCGGCGTCGGCGGCGGCCGGGGACCTGCGCCGGGCCCGGCTGCGGGTGCAGCGGCTGCTGGAGGTCGTCGATCCCGGCGACCGGCCGCTGCGCAGCGAGATCCACGAACGGCTGGCCTACTACCTGGCGGACCTGGACCGGATCGAGGAGTCGATCGCCGCCGCCCGCACCGCCATCGACCTGCTGCCCGCCGAGCCGCCGACCCCGCAGCGCGCCCGGGCGCTGGCGACGCTGGCGCGGTCGCTGATCTGGCACGGCGAGTACGCCGGGTTCCGCAAGGTGGCCGACCAGGCGCTGGCGGCGGCCCGTGCGACCGGAGCGACCGACGCGGAGGCCAGCGCGCTGATCTCGCTGGGGTTGCGGGAGGAGCCGATACGGCCCGACTCCGGCGCCGAGGAGATGTTCGCGGCGGCCTGGCGGCTGGGCGAGGGCTCCGGGGACCTGCAGGTGGCGCTGCGGGCCGGGTTCCACCGGGCGCGGGCGATGTTCGAGCGGGGCGACCTGGCCGGTGCCCGGGAGGCGATCGACGAGGGGGTCCGGCTCACCTTCGACGCCGGGCTGGCCTGGAGCACCTACGGCACCAACATGCGGTTCCTGCAGTACCTGGTGGCCTACACGGTCGGCGACTGGGCGGAGACGGCACGGCTCGCCGAGGGCTTCCCGGTGCGGGCCACCACCCAGCCCGAGGGGCTGCTGTCGGCGTACGCGCTGTTCACCGATGTCGCCCAGGGCTCCCCCGTCGTCGGGGAACGGCTGGAATGGCTGTCCAGGCTGTGGGACACCGACGACTTCGTCATGCTCATGGCGCGGGGGCTGGCCGCCGAGCACGCGCTGTGGCGGGGCGAGGAGGGGACCGCCATCGAGCACGTCGACGCCGTGCTGGCCGCTCTCCCCAGCAACGACCCCGCCGTGATCCGGCTGGCCGCGACCGCGCTGTGGGCGCACGCGGACCGGGCCGTACGCGCCCGCGCCGCCGGTGACGACGCCGCCGTGGAGCAGGCCGTGCACGCCGCCGACGCGATGGTCGCACGCGCCCGGCAGGCGGCCACCCGCACCATCGACGGGCACGAGCGCGGCTGGCTGGGCGAGGAGGGCAGGGCGTGGCTGGCGCGGGCCGAGGCCGAGTGGCACCGGGCCCGCGGCGACGACGCCCCCGAACACTGGCGGGCGGTGGTGGACGCCTTCGACTACGGTTTCGTCTACGAGGTGGCGCGGTCCCGCTGGCGGCTGGCCGAGTCGCTGGCCGCCCACGGCGACCGCGAGGCCGCGACCGCCGAGTGGCGGCGGGCCGTCGAGGCCGCCGACCGCCTCGGCGCCCGGCCGCTCCGCCGCGCCCTGGCCGACCTGGGCCGCCGCGCCCGCCTCACCGCCGAGCCCGCCCCCGACGCGGGTCCGCTGGCCGCCCTGACCGCCCGCGAACGCGAGGTGCTGAAGCTGGTCGCCAAGGGCCTGGGCAACCGGGAGATCGCCGCCGAGCTCTACATCTCCCCCAAGACCGCCAGCGTCCACGTGTCCAACATCCTGGCCAAGCTCGGCGTCGCCACCCGCACCCAGGCCGCCGCCATCGCCCTCCGCGAGCCCCCGCCCGCCTGA